The genomic region ACAATGCAGCAGATGCGCACACTCCATTCATGTCTTTGTTGGAATGCCGGGGCACGAAAAGCGACCCGCAAGCTTGAGGAACCAAGCGACGCCCAGGCCCAGATACTGAAGGCCATGGGCTACGGAGTGAGCAGTGGGGTCTTACAGGAATTGGCGACTTAACACACCGAAATCACTTGCGTTTCCAAAAAAAAATGACGTTCAATCTGTTAAACTCCTGATTAACTGAAACCACCAGCTCTACGACGTCTTCCTTTCAGGCAGGATGACAAACTGCCGACAAAGGTCGCCGTCGCCCCTTCCAAGCTGATAATGCCTTCTTCCGCGGAAGGATCGTCAACCGATCGCCCAAAAACCTGGATCTGGGTGAGCGCGAAGAATATCATGCTCATCCTCAATAGAGGATCGGCAGGATCGGGGTCAGGTCTTGTAGGGATCGGGGTCAGGTCTTGTATTTTAGTATTTTCCCTTCAAGATACTGCTCACTGTGCTTTTGTGCAGCCCAAGGCAGCCGATGATTTCCTTCCGGCTGCGTCCATGTCCCAAGTGAGCGGCCCGCTTGGCCTCGATCACGCCGACCGGCTCGTCCCGGAGTATCTTCGCGACCTGTTTCATGCCCTGCTCGGTATCGCTGTAACCGAGCAGGCTGAACAGCCATTCATTGAGTACCAGTCGTTTATCAAGTCGTTCCGCCATCAGTCCAGTACCTCCCAGTGGCCACCCTTGTCTGAGCCCACGCGGGCCAGCCGTCCACCGTCCTGTAGTTTCCTGATATTTCGCTCGACAGAACGGGTCGAAACGCCGATGGATACAGCCAACTCTGCGATTGTGATGCCAGGATTTTCCCGCGCTGCTCGTAAAATCTTCTCCGACGTTTTCTCCGACGTTTTTCCGGTTTCACCCGCTTCGGGAACGCTGACTATCATCCGGAAAGCATCTCCCTCGACAAGTTGCGGATCGGCTCCGCCGTACAACTTGCCGTATTTCATCATGTTGCGCATGCCGGAGCCGAGTTCGTCCGCCCGGTCGATTTCGCGAAAAAAGGCGCCGATCACCGGGTTCTTGGGATATGGAGCGAAGGTGTCGGGATCAAGGGTGCCAAAGCCATGAGCATGGTTGGCATTGTAGGTTGTCACCTTTCCGCGCTCGATGACAAGCCGGGCGGGAACGCCGCTGGCATATTCCCGATGGATCAGCAGAGTTGGATGCCACTTCCAGGAAGATAGCATCCCGGACTTGACGAAATAAATCAGCCCGTACAAATTTGCGGTCGAATAGGCGTTAGCGCGGTCAACTACCTCTCAGGCAATTCCGTACCACGACTCATGATCTCAATATACCCCGCATAGCTGAACAGGCGGTTGCGTTTTTGGGCGGTCAGCTCCTGGACGATGCCGAGCTGTTCCAGGTGGGCGAGCGCTTTGTTGACGGTGGCCGGGGTGATGCGAGTTTTCTTCACCAGTGAACCCGAGGTGGCGATGGGATGTTCCATCAGCTCCCGGTGAACCCGCAGGGTTGATGTCGCGGCCCGACCGAGGCCGCTGATTCTGCCGCGATCCCTGTTTGACAGGTCGAGGAGCTGCCGGGCGGTTTCCACGGCCTGGGTAGCGGTGACGATCACCGCCTCGGCGAAGAAGTCGAGCCAGGCTTCCCAGTCGCCGGTCAGGCGCACGGTGTTCAGCAGCTCGTAGTAATACCGACGGTGCGTCTTGAAGTAGAGGCTGAGATAGAGCATCGGCGTCTTCAGCACCTTCTGTTCACATAACAGCAAAGTGATCAACAAACGTCCCAGACGGCCGTTCCCATCCAAAAACGGGTGGATCGTTTCGAACTGGACATGGGCCAGCGCCGCCTTGAGCAGCACTGGGGTCGGCTCCGGCTGGTCGTGGAGGAAGAGTTCCAGCTTGCTCATGCAATCCAGGACCTCCGCGGCCGGAGGCGGAACAAAGGCCGCATTGCCCGGTCTCGTGCCGCCGATCCAGTTCTGGCTGCGCCTGAACTCACCAGGGGCTTGGCTGTCGCCGCGCCCCTTGGCCAGCAGAACGGCATGGATTTCGCGAAACAGCCGAAGCGAAAGAGGCAACCCTTTTTCCAGCAGGTGCAGGCCGCGATCCAGGGCGGCGACATAGTTGCTGACCTCCCGCACGTCATCCAGTGGGACGCCGGGCACTTGATCCAGCTCGTACAAAAGAAGGTCGGACAGGGACGACTGCGTGCCCTCGATCATGGAGGAGAGCACCGCCTCCTTACGGACGTACATGTAGAGGAAAAGTGATGTGTCCGGAAGCAAGGTCGATACGCTGTCCAGCCGCCCGAGTGCCAGTAGCGCCTGATCGAACTTGCCGCGCAGCTCTGGCGTCCAGTCGATGGGCGGACGCGGTGGCAGCGGCGCGGGTACGAAGGCCTGAGCCTTCTCACCCACCGTCGAAATGGTCACGTATCTGCCTTGAAGTTCTCGCTGCATCCGCCTGCCTCAAACCTAAAACACAATCCGTCTTTATTTTAACTTAATGATATATTCTAAAATAAAGTCCCTGGAAGAAATAATCAAGACAACTTGGCTTCCTCGCTATACAGCGAATAGCCCCTTGAAATCCGTCGCGTGCCTTGCGTGATCAGTATACTGTCCCCAAGGTTGCTTCAAGAGCATTCTAATGGTCACTATCTGGAGCACTGCGTCCTATCAAACCACAGTGCAATGGGTCGTGGCTTACCGGGTTCATTCCACCCAATTATAGGTCCGCTCCACGGCTTTCAGCCAGCCTTTATACCCGGCTTCGCGGTCCGTTGCCGACATCCCGGGCTCCCAGACCTTGTCCACGGACCAGTTCCGGCACAGCTCCTCCTTGCTCTGCCAGTAGCCCACGGCCAATCCGGCGGCGTAGGCCGCGCCGAGGCAGGTGGTTTCCGTGACCATGGGCCTGACCACCGGGACGTCCAGGACGTCGGCCTGGAACTGCATGAGCTGCTCGTTGGCGACCATGCCGCCGTCCACCTTGAGTTTTTTCAGGTCCACCCCGGAGTCCTTGTTCATGGCCTGGACGATGTCCTTGGTCTGGTAGGCGCAGGCTTCAAGCACGGCCCGGGCCAGGTGATTCTTGTTCACGTATCGGGTCAGGCCAACGATGGCTCCCCGGGCGTCGGGCCGCCAATAGGGAGCGAACAGGCCGGAAAAGGCCGGGACGATGTACACCCCGCCGTTGTCCACGGCGAGCTTGGCCAGCCGCTCGATATCCCGGGCCTGCTCGATCAGCCCCAGATTGTCCCGAAACCACTGGACCAGGGATCCGGCCACGGCAATAGAGCCTTCCAGGCAGTACACCGGCTTCTCCGCGCCGATCTGGTAGGCCAGGGTCGTCACCAGGCCGTGCTTGGACGGCATGGGGGTCTGTCCGGTATTCAGCAGCAAAAAGCACCCCGTGCCGTAGGTGTTCTTGGCCTCGCCGATTTCAAAGCAGGCCTGTCCCACCAGGGCGGCCTGCTGATCCCCCAGGGCCCCGCAGACCGGCACCCTGTCCCCCAACGG from Desulfonatronum sp. SC1 harbors:
- a CDS encoding winged helix-turn-helix transcriptional regulator is translated as MYGLIYFVKSGMLSSWKWHPTLLIHREYASGVPARLVIERGKVTTYNANHAHGFGTLDPDTFAPYPKNPVIGAFFREIDRADELGSGMRNMMKYGKLYGGADPQLVEGDAFRMIVSVPEAGETGKTSEKTSEKILRAARENPGITIAELAVSIGVSTRSVERNIRKLQDGGRLARVGSDKGGHWEVLD
- a CDS encoding Fic family protein, coding for MQRELQGRYVTISTVGEKAQAFVPAPLPPRPPIDWTPELRGKFDQALLALGRLDSVSTLLPDTSLFLYMYVRKEAVLSSMIEGTQSSLSDLLLYELDQVPGVPLDDVREVSNYVAALDRGLHLLEKGLPLSLRLFREIHAVLLAKGRGDSQAPGEFRRSQNWIGGTRPGNAAFVPPPAAEVLDCMSKLELFLHDQPEPTPVLLKAALAHVQFETIHPFLDGNGRLGRLLITLLLCEQKVLKTPMLYLSLYFKTHRRYYYELLNTVRLTGDWEAWLDFFAEAVIVTATQAVETARQLLDLSNRDRGRISGLGRAATSTLRVHRELMEHPIATSGSLVKKTRITPATVNKALAHLEQLGIVQELTAQKRNRLFSYAGYIEIMSRGTELPER
- the glpK gene encoding glycerol kinase GlpK; translation: MSTYIGAVDQGTTSSRFIIFNRNGEIVAMDQKEHAQIFPKPGWVEHDPLEIWTNTQEVIAGALRKAGIRGRDLAGLGITNQRETVVAWDRRTGKPFSNAIVWQCTRSHEICKELSADGGVDRFRSKTGLPVATYFSGPKIKWILDNVPEAREAADHDRIMFGTMETWVIWWLTGGPMGGAHVTDVTNASRTMLMDLATLEWDDEILSILGIPRRGLPRIVPSSAAESWGPTMEDGPLGDRVPVCGALGDQQAALVGQACFEIGEAKNTYGTGCFLLLNTGQTPMPSKHGLVTTLAYQIGAEKPVYCLEGSIAVAGSLVQWFRDNLGLIEQARDIERLAKLAVDNGGVYIVPAFSGLFAPYWRPDARGAIVGLTRYVNKNHLARAVLEACAYQTKDIVQAMNKDSGVDLKKLKVDGGMVANEQLMQFQADVLDVPVVRPMVTETTCLGAAYAAGLAVGYWQSKEELCRNWSVDKVWEPGMSATDREAGYKGWLKAVERTYNWVE